In Bacillus methanolicus, the following proteins share a genomic window:
- a CDS encoding thymidine kinase: MYVMKQSGWIEVICGSMFSGKSEELIRRVRRALFAKQKIAVFKPKIDNRYSDEAVVSHNGTSFTATPISHSTEIFQHIDTDVDVIAIDEVQFFDKDIVDVLQQLANSGYRVIAAGLDQDFRGEPFGEMPKLMAIAEQVTKLQAVCAVCGSPASRTQRLINGKPASYDDPVILVGASEAYEPRCRHHHEVPKTSNANSNQETSETLLS; this comes from the coding sequence ATGTACGTCATGAAGCAAAGCGGATGGATTGAAGTCATTTGCGGCAGCATGTTTTCCGGAAAATCGGAAGAATTAATTCGGCGTGTTCGAAGAGCTCTATTCGCAAAACAAAAAATTGCAGTTTTTAAGCCGAAAATCGACAATCGCTACAGTGATGAAGCAGTTGTATCCCATAACGGAACATCCTTTACGGCAACCCCGATTTCCCATTCGACTGAAATTTTTCAGCATATTGACACGGATGTAGATGTCATTGCAATTGACGAAGTTCAATTTTTTGACAAAGACATTGTGGATGTACTCCAGCAGTTGGCAAACAGCGGATATCGCGTCATTGCAGCAGGACTGGACCAAGATTTTCGCGGTGAGCCTTTTGGGGAAATGCCAAAACTTATGGCGATTGCCGAGCAAGTGACGAAACTCCAGGCAGTATGTGCAGTTTGTGGATCACCGGCGAGCCGCACACAACGCTTAATCAACGGCAAGCCTGCTTCTTACGATGATCCGGTTATCTTAGTCGGCGCCTCGGAAGCTTACGAACCGCGCTGCCGCCACCACCACGAAGTGCCGAAAACTTCAAATGCAAACTCCAATCAGGAAACTTCTGAAACATTATTATCATAA
- the rpmE gene encoding 50S ribosomal protein L31, protein MKAGIHPNYKKVMVRCACGNEFESGSVKDEVRVETCSECHPFYTGRQKFADAGGRVDRFNKKYGLK, encoded by the coding sequence ATGAAAGCAGGAATTCATCCAAACTACAAAAAAGTAATGGTAAGATGTGCTTGTGGCAACGAGTTCGAAAGCGGATCCGTAAAAGACGAGGTGCGCGTTGAAACTTGCTCCGAGTGCCATCCATTCTATACCGGTCGTCAAAAATTCGCTGATGCAGGCGGACGCGTTGACCGATTCAACAAAAAATACGGTCTTAAATAA
- the rho gene encoding transcription termination factor Rho: MELTISSLENMKLKELYELAREYKISYYSKLTKKELIFAILKARAEQQGYFFMEGVLEIIQSEGFGFLRPINYSPSSEDIYISASQIRRFDLRNGDKVSGKVRPPKENERYFGLLHVEAVNGDDPETAKERVHFPALTPLYPNRQMKLETTSQNLSTRILDLIAPVGFGQRGLIVAPPKAGKTMLLKEIANSITTNHPEAELIVLLIDERPEEVTDIERSVAGDVVSSTFDEVPENHIKVAELVLERAMRLVEHKRDVVILMDSITRLARAYNLVIPPSGRTLSGGIDPAAFHRPKRFFGAARNIEEGGSLTILATALVDTGSRMDDVIYEEFKGTGNMELHLDRSLAERRIFPAIDIRRSGTRKEELLIPKEHLDKLWAIRKSMSDSPDFAEKFLRKLKQTKSNEEFFAQLDEEMKAKRTL; encoded by the coding sequence ATGGAATTAACTATTTCAAGCTTAGAAAATATGAAATTAAAAGAGCTTTACGAGCTTGCTCGAGAATATAAAATATCTTATTACAGCAAATTAACAAAAAAAGAACTGATTTTTGCCATTTTAAAAGCAAGAGCCGAACAGCAGGGCTACTTTTTCATGGAAGGCGTTCTTGAAATCATCCAGTCCGAAGGTTTTGGTTTCCTCAGGCCGATCAACTATTCGCCGAGCTCCGAAGATATTTATATCTCTGCATCGCAAATTCGCCGTTTTGACTTAAGAAACGGGGATAAAGTATCCGGAAAGGTGCGTCCTCCAAAGGAGAATGAAAGGTACTTCGGTCTTCTGCACGTAGAAGCTGTTAACGGGGATGACCCTGAAACAGCGAAAGAACGGGTTCACTTCCCGGCATTAACCCCGTTGTACCCAAACCGCCAGATGAAACTTGAAACAACCTCCCAAAATTTATCGACAAGAATTTTGGACTTAATTGCTCCTGTCGGCTTTGGCCAGCGCGGATTGATTGTTGCCCCTCCAAAGGCGGGAAAAACGATGCTGTTAAAAGAGATTGCCAATAGCATCACAACCAATCATCCGGAAGCTGAACTGATTGTATTGCTCATCGACGAACGCCCGGAAGAAGTAACCGATATTGAACGATCGGTTGCAGGTGATGTGGTCAGCTCAACATTTGACGAAGTTCCGGAAAACCATATTAAAGTCGCAGAGCTTGTTTTGGAACGGGCAATGCGCCTCGTTGAGCATAAAAGAGACGTTGTCATTTTAATGGACAGCATTACCCGTCTTGCCCGCGCCTATAACCTTGTCATTCCTCCAAGCGGACGTACATTATCCGGAGGAATTGACCCTGCCGCGTTCCATCGTCCAAAACGTTTCTTTGGGGCTGCCCGTAATATTGAAGAAGGCGGAAGCTTAACAATATTAGCAACAGCTCTTGTTGATACCGGTTCACGAATGGACGATGTCATCTATGAAGAATTCAAAGGAACAGGAAATATGGAGCTGCATCTTGACCGTTCGCTGGCTGAACGGCGGATTTTTCCGGCCATTGATATTCGCCGTTCCGGAACGCGTAAAGAAGAACTGCTCATTCCGAAAGAGCACCTTGATAAATTATGGGCAATCAGGAAGTCGATGTCAGATTCTCCTGACTTTGCCGAGAAATTTTTACGCAAGTTAAAGCAAACTAAATCAAACGAGGAGTTTTTCGCACAGCTTGACGAAGAAATGAAGGCGAAACGCACTCTGTAA
- the glpX gene encoding class II fructose-bisphosphatase, whose protein sequence is MERSLTMELVRVTEAAALASARWMGRGKKDEADGAATSAMRDVFDTVPMKGTVVIGEGEMDEAPMLYIGEKLGTGDGPRVDIAVDPLEGTNIVASGGWNALAILAVADHGNLLHAPDMYMDKIAVGPEAVGMIDINAPVLDNLKAVAKAKNKDIEDLVATVLNRPRHAHIIAQLREAGARIKLINDGDVAGAINTAFESTGVDILFGSGGAPEGVLSAVALKCLGGEMQGRLLPQNDAEVERCKKMGLDVNKVLRMEDFVKGDDAIFAATGVTDGELLRGVQFKGSYGSTHSVVMRAKSGTVRFIEGRHSLKKKPNLVIKP, encoded by the coding sequence ATGGAAAGAAGTTTAACAATGGAGCTTGTCCGTGTTACTGAAGCTGCGGCCCTTGCATCGGCCCGCTGGATGGGCCGGGGAAAAAAAGATGAAGCTGATGGAGCGGCAACATCGGCAATGAGAGATGTTTTTGATACGGTGCCAATGAAGGGGACTGTAGTAATTGGTGAAGGAGAAATGGATGAGGCTCCGATGCTTTATATCGGCGAAAAGCTCGGCACCGGTGATGGACCGCGGGTAGACATTGCCGTTGATCCGCTTGAAGGCACCAATATCGTCGCATCAGGAGGATGGAATGCCCTTGCCATACTGGCTGTAGCTGATCACGGAAACCTGCTTCATGCACCTGATATGTATATGGATAAAATTGCAGTAGGTCCTGAAGCAGTTGGAATGATCGATATTAATGCACCTGTTTTGGATAATTTGAAAGCGGTAGCAAAAGCGAAAAACAAAGATATTGAAGATTTAGTGGCAACAGTGTTAAATCGTCCGCGGCACGCGCATATTATTGCCCAGCTTCGCGAAGCCGGAGCGAGAATTAAGCTGATCAACGACGGAGACGTTGCCGGAGCGATCAACACTGCGTTTGAGTCAACAGGGGTTGACATTTTATTCGGTTCTGGCGGAGCACCGGAAGGGGTGCTGTCTGCAGTAGCGCTGAAATGCCTTGGCGGCGAAATGCAAGGAAGGCTGCTGCCGCAAAACGATGCAGAGGTAGAGCGGTGCAAAAAAATGGGGCTTGATGTCAATAAAGTGCTGCGCATGGAAGACTTTGTAAAAGGGGATGACGCGATTTTTGCAGCAACCGGCGTTACAGACGGTGAACTGCTTCGCGGCGTACAATTTAAAGGCTCATATGGTTCAACCCATTCCGTTGTTATGCGTGCAAAATCAGGAACAGTGCGCTTCATCGAAGGCCGGCACAGCTTGAAAAAGAAACCAAACTTAGTGATCAAACCTTAA
- a CDS encoding UDP-N-acetylglucosamine 1-carboxyvinyltransferase — MEKLKIAGGYPLKGTVRISGAKNSAVALIPATILADSPVTIEGLPDISDVQILKALLEEIGGKVEFANNEMTVDPSSMISMPLPNGKVKKLRASYYLMGAMLGRFNKAVIGLPGGCYLGPRPIDQHIKGFEALGAKVTNEQGAIYLRADELKGARIYLDVVSVGATINIMLAAVRAKGRTIIENAAKEPEIIDVATLLTNMGAKIKGAGTDVIRIDGVDRLHGCRHTIIPDRIEAGTYLILGAAVGEGILIDNVIPNHLESLIAKLREMGVQIESGDDQVFVAPAEKLKAVDIKTLVYPGFPTDLQQPFTSLLTKAEGTSVVTDTIYSARFKHIDELRRMNANIKVEGRSAIVNGPVRLQGAKVKASDLRAGAALVIAGLMAEGITEITGIEHIDRGYSHLVEKLNGLGATVWREDLSQEEKEQMENA, encoded by the coding sequence ATGGAAAAGCTAAAGATCGCAGGCGGTTATCCGTTAAAAGGAACTGTTCGTATTAGCGGTGCAAAAAACAGTGCAGTTGCATTGATTCCCGCAACAATTTTAGCTGATTCGCCTGTAACCATTGAAGGTTTGCCTGATATTTCAGATGTTCAAATTTTAAAGGCTTTGCTTGAAGAAATTGGCGGGAAAGTTGAATTTGCTAATAATGAGATGACTGTTGATCCGTCTTCCATGATTTCTATGCCGTTGCCGAATGGAAAAGTGAAAAAGCTGAGAGCTTCTTATTATCTAATGGGTGCCATGCTGGGCCGCTTTAATAAAGCAGTAATTGGTTTACCCGGCGGGTGCTATCTGGGGCCGCGCCCGATCGACCAGCATATTAAAGGATTCGAAGCGCTCGGGGCAAAGGTTACAAATGAGCAGGGTGCCATCTATTTGCGAGCCGATGAACTAAAGGGAGCGCGTATCTATTTGGATGTTGTCAGTGTAGGGGCAACCATAAATATTATGCTTGCTGCTGTCCGCGCAAAGGGACGGACGATCATTGAAAATGCCGCAAAGGAACCGGAAATCATTGATGTAGCAACTTTGCTGACCAATATGGGCGCGAAAATTAAAGGTGCCGGAACGGACGTTATTCGCATTGACGGAGTGGACCGGCTTCATGGCTGCCGGCATACAATCATACCTGATCGGATTGAAGCAGGTACGTATTTAATTCTTGGAGCCGCTGTCGGAGAAGGGATCCTTATTGATAATGTGATTCCGAACCATCTTGAATCACTGATTGCCAAGCTAAGAGAAATGGGTGTCCAGATCGAGTCCGGAGATGACCAAGTCTTTGTTGCTCCTGCGGAAAAATTAAAAGCAGTTGATATTAAGACGCTTGTCTATCCGGGTTTCCCGACAGATCTTCAACAGCCGTTTACATCATTGCTTACGAAAGCAGAAGGAACAAGTGTCGTCACAGATACAATTTATAGTGCCCGTTTTAAACATATTGACGAACTCAGGAGAATGAATGCTAATATTAAGGTGGAAGGCCGTTCAGCAATTGTAAACGGGCCTGTGCGTCTTCAAGGGGCAAAAGTGAAAGCCAGTGACCTCAGGGCTGGCGCTGCTCTTGTCATAGCCGGGCTTATGGCAGAAGGGATTACAGAAATAACCGGCATTGAGCATATCGACAGGGGCTACAGCCATCTAGTCGAAAAACTAAATGGCCTCGGTGCGACGGTATGGCGGGAAGATTTAAGCCAGGAAGAAAAAGAACAAATGGAAAACGCTTGA
- the fsa gene encoding fructose-6-phosphate aldolase, translating to MKFFIDTANIDEIREVHSLGILSGVTTNPSLVAKEKNVKFHDRLREIAELVPGSVSAEVLALDAEGMIKEGKELAAIAPNITVKVPMTAESLKAVHALSKEGIKTNVTLIFSANQALLAARAGATYVSPFLGRLDDIGHNGLELISTIAQIFAVHKIHTEIIAASIRHPQHVTEAALRGAHIATLPYKVFLQLFKHPLTDKGIEAFLADWKKRGQ from the coding sequence ATTAAATTTTTTATTGATACAGCCAACATAGATGAAATTCGCGAGGTTCATTCTTTAGGAATTTTATCAGGTGTAACTACAAATCCATCACTTGTTGCAAAAGAAAAGAATGTTAAGTTTCATGACCGGCTGCGTGAAATTGCAGAGCTTGTTCCCGGATCTGTCAGTGCTGAGGTACTTGCTCTTGATGCGGAAGGAATGATCAAAGAAGGAAAAGAGCTGGCTGCGATTGCTCCGAATATCACAGTGAAAGTTCCGATGACCGCGGAAAGCTTGAAAGCAGTTCATGCATTGTCAAAAGAAGGAATTAAAACAAACGTGACCCTTATTTTCAGTGCCAACCAGGCTTTGCTTGCTGCACGTGCAGGTGCAACATATGTGTCTCCTTTCTTAGGACGATTGGATGACATAGGACATAACGGTCTTGAGTTAATATCGACAATAGCTCAAATTTTTGCGGTTCACAAGATTCATACTGAAATCATTGCGGCATCCATTCGCCATCCGCAGCATGTGACCGAAGCGGCGCTAAGAGGGGCGCATATTGCGACTTTACCTTACAAAGTTTTCCTTCAATTATTTAAACATCCATTAACAGATAAAGGGATTGAAGCCTTTTTAGCGGATTGGAAAAAACGCGGGCAATAA
- a CDS encoding class II fructose-bisphosphate aldolase: protein MPLVSMTEMLNKAKAEGYAVGQFNLNNLEFTQAILLAAEEEKSPVILGVSEGAGRYMGGFKTVVNMVKGLMEDYKITVPVAIHLDHGSSFEKCKEVIDAGFTSVMIDASHHPFEENVEVTKKVVEYAHARGVSVEAELGTVGGQEDDVIADGVIYADPKECEELVKRTGIDCLAPALGSVHGPYKGEPNLGFKEMEEIGKITGVPLVLHGGTGIPTKDIQRAISLGTAKINVNTENQIASAKKVREVLAENPNMYDPRKYLGPARDAIKETVIGKMREFGSSGKAQTEENAQIIKA, encoded by the coding sequence ATGCCTTTAGTTTCAATGACTGAAATGCTGAATAAAGCAAAAGCAGAAGGCTACGCTGTAGGCCAATTTAACTTAAACAATCTTGAGTTTACTCAAGCCATTCTTCTGGCTGCAGAAGAAGAAAAGTCCCCTGTTATTTTAGGCGTTTCTGAAGGAGCCGGCCGCTACATGGGCGGTTTTAAAACCGTTGTCAACATGGTTAAAGGATTAATGGAAGATTATAAAATTACCGTTCCGGTAGCGATTCACCTTGATCACGGTTCAAGTTTCGAAAAATGTAAAGAAGTGATCGATGCAGGTTTTACTTCCGTTATGATCGATGCTTCCCATCATCCTTTTGAAGAGAATGTAGAAGTGACTAAAAAAGTAGTAGAATATGCTCATGCGAGAGGCGTTTCTGTTGAAGCTGAGCTTGGAACAGTTGGCGGTCAAGAGGATGACGTAATAGCAGACGGAGTTATTTACGCAGATCCAAAAGAGTGTGAAGAACTTGTAAAACGTACAGGAATCGATTGTCTTGCTCCTGCATTGGGTTCTGTCCACGGTCCTTATAAAGGGGAGCCGAATCTTGGCTTCAAGGAAATGGAGGAAATTGGAAAAATTACCGGTGTTCCTCTAGTATTGCACGGCGGCACCGGAATTCCGACAAAAGATATTCAAAGAGCGATTTCCCTTGGTACTGCAAAAATTAATGTTAATACAGAGAACCAAATTGCTTCCGCAAAAAAAGTCCGTGAAGTTCTTGCAGAAAATCCAAATATGTACGATCCGCGCAAGTATTTAGGCCCTGCCCGCGATGCGATTAAAGAAACGGTCATCGGCAAAATGCGCGAATTCGGTTCTTCCGGCAAAGCGCAAACCGAAGAAAACGCCCAGATTATAAAAGCTTGA
- a CDS encoding response regulator, with amino-acid sequence MKGKVLIVDDQFGIRILLNEVLQKEGYDTYQAANGVHALEIVTKYSPDLVLLDMKIPGMDGIEILKRIKVIDPDIRVIIMTAYGELDMIQEAKELGALTHFAKPFDIDDIRAAVKKYIPISTN; translated from the coding sequence ATGAAAGGAAAAGTGCTAATTGTCGATGATCAGTTTGGTATACGAATACTTCTAAATGAAGTTCTGCAAAAAGAAGGGTATGATACATACCAGGCCGCCAACGGAGTCCACGCTCTTGAAATTGTCACCAAGTACTCCCCGGATCTAGTCCTTTTAGATATGAAAATTCCCGGAATGGATGGAATCGAAATTTTAAAAAGAATAAAAGTCATTGACCCTGACATCAGAGTCATTATTATGACTGCATACGGAGAATTGGATATGATTCAGGAAGCAAAAGAATTGGGTGCTCTCACTCATTTTGCCAAGCCGTTTGACATTGATGATATTCGTGCGGCAGTAAAAAAATATATACCGATTTCGACAAACTAA
- a CDS encoding DUF2529 domain-containing protein — translation MLKMFSTQLTGLFNRIHDKEEFSIEDGARLLAQAAVGDGSIYICGLKEMAAVEAEATEGAEPLISAKKWTALDDIQDTDRVLLLSRFSQDKEAVEIARALSEKHIPFVAVSTAVENDSDDLTSLADIHIDLRLVKGLLPDEKGGRFGYPSSIAALFVYFGLKFTIDEIIGEYE, via the coding sequence TTGCTAAAAATGTTTTCTACCCAATTAACAGGGCTTTTTAATAGAATTCATGACAAGGAAGAATTCTCAATTGAGGATGGCGCCCGCCTGCTTGCCCAAGCAGCTGTCGGCGATGGATCTATTTATATTTGCGGATTAAAAGAAATGGCTGCTGTTGAAGCGGAAGCGACAGAGGGTGCTGAACCTTTGATTTCTGCAAAAAAATGGACTGCACTTGATGATATACAAGATACGGATCGAGTTCTGCTGCTATCCCGCTTTTCCCAAGACAAGGAAGCTGTTGAGATCGCACGGGCTTTATCCGAAAAACACATTCCTTTCGTTGCGGTTTCGACTGCTGTAGAAAACGACAGTGACGATTTAACGAGCCTTGCGGATATTCATATCGATTTAAGGCTTGTAAAAGGTTTGCTTCCTGATGAAAAAGGCGGCCGGTTTGGCTACCCATCGTCGATCGCTGCGTTATTTGTTTACTTCGGGCTTAAATTTACGATCGATGAAATCATTGGTGAATATGAATGA
- a CDS encoding CTP synthase, translated as MTKYIFVTGGVVSSLGKGITAASLGRLLKNRGLKVTIQKFDPYINVDPGTMSPYQHGEVFVTDDGAETDLDLGHYERFIDINLNKYSNVTTGKIYSAVLKKERRGDYLGGTVQVIPHITNEIKERVFRAGRETNADVVITEIGGTVGDIESLPFLEAIRQMKSDVGRDNVMYIHCTLVPYIKAAGEMKTKPTQHSVKELRSLGIQPNVIVVRTEMPISQDMKDKIALFCDIDPKAVIECRDADTLYSIPLALQEQNMDKIVCEHLKLECGEADMTEWIQLVERVTNLSRKTKIALVGKYVELQDAYLSVVEALKHAGYYFDAEVEIKWINSEEVTAENVQELLNDADGILVPGGFGNRGIDGKIFAIQYAREQKKPFFGICLGMQLASVEFARNVLGLEGAHSSEIDPDTKHPIIDLLPEQKDIEDLGGTLRLGLYPCKLSENTKAYKAYQDEVIYERHRHRYEFNNHYRETMEEAGFVFSGTSPDGRLVEIIEIKDHPWFVASQFHPEFTSRPTRPQPLFRDFIEASLKAAEN; from the coding sequence ATGACAAAGTATATTTTTGTAACAGGCGGCGTTGTGTCGTCACTTGGAAAGGGAATTACGGCAGCTTCATTAGGGCGGCTGCTGAAAAACCGCGGTTTAAAAGTAACCATTCAAAAATTTGATCCTTATATAAACGTCGATCCGGGGACGATGAGCCCTTACCAACATGGGGAAGTGTTTGTAACGGATGACGGAGCTGAAACGGATCTTGATTTAGGCCATTATGAGCGTTTCATTGATATCAATTTAAATAAATACAGCAACGTTACGACCGGGAAAATCTATTCAGCCGTTTTGAAAAAGGAACGCCGAGGCGACTATTTGGGCGGAACCGTTCAAGTCATTCCTCACATCACGAACGAAATTAAAGAACGTGTTTTCCGCGCAGGCCGCGAAACGAATGCAGACGTTGTGATCACCGAAATCGGCGGAACAGTCGGAGACATTGAATCGTTGCCGTTCTTGGAAGCGATCCGCCAGATGAAAAGTGATGTCGGCAGGGACAATGTCATGTATATACATTGTACACTCGTTCCTTATATTAAAGCAGCCGGTGAAATGAAAACAAAACCGACCCAGCACAGCGTAAAAGAATTGCGCAGCCTCGGAATCCAGCCAAATGTGATTGTTGTGCGTACTGAAATGCCGATCTCGCAAGATATGAAAGATAAAATTGCATTGTTCTGCGATATTGATCCGAAGGCGGTCATCGAGTGCCGGGATGCAGATACGCTTTATTCCATACCGTTGGCACTTCAAGAGCAGAACATGGATAAAATCGTATGTGAACACTTAAAGCTTGAGTGCGGCGAAGCGGACATGACCGAGTGGATCCAGCTCGTGGAACGGGTAACAAATCTTTCTCGGAAAACGAAAATTGCACTAGTCGGAAAATATGTTGAACTGCAGGATGCTTATCTTTCCGTTGTCGAAGCTTTGAAACATGCAGGCTATTACTTTGATGCGGAAGTGGAAATTAAATGGATCAATTCAGAAGAAGTCACTGCTGAAAATGTACAAGAGCTTCTGAATGATGCGGACGGAATTTTAGTACCGGGTGGATTCGGTAACCGCGGTATTGATGGAAAAATTTTCGCAATCCAATATGCCCGCGAACAGAAAAAGCCGTTCTTCGGCATTTGCCTTGGAATGCAGCTGGCATCCGTTGAATTTGCCCGCAATGTTCTTGGCCTGGAAGGAGCACATTCCTCTGAAATTGATCCTGATACAAAGCATCCGATCATTGACTTGCTTCCTGAACAAAAGGATATTGAAGACCTTGGCGGAACACTTCGCCTCGGCCTGTACCCATGCAAGCTCTCTGAAAATACGAAAGCTTACAAGGCGTATCAAGACGAAGTTATTTACGAACGCCATCGCCACCGCTATGAATTTAACAACCATTACCGCGAGACAATGGAGGAGGCCGGATTCGTATTCTCAGGCACCAGCCCTGACGGCCGCTTAGTAGAAATTATCGAAATTAAAGACCACCCATGGTTTGTTGCATCTCAATTTCATCCGGAATTTACATCACGGCCGACCCGTCCGCAGCCGTTATTCCGCGATTTTATTGAAGCATCTTTAAAAGCGGCAGAAAATTAA
- the rpoE gene encoding DNA-directed RNA polymerase subunit delta, with product MSLNQYSKEELKEMSFIEIAYELLNEKKQAVPFKDIVDEVSQLLGLSEEEVRAKLAQFYTDMNIDGRFISLGENRWGLRVWYPIDQTEDETITTVKPKKKKAKKALDDDLDVDDYDDIDEDEIDYDDIDAFEEDEDEDLLDDDLIDEDLDALDEDDDESDIIDDEDDYDLDEEEELLDDELEDLEDEEDL from the coding sequence TTGAGTCTGAACCAATACTCAAAAGAGGAATTGAAAGAAATGTCTTTCATTGAAATTGCTTATGAACTGTTGAATGAAAAGAAACAAGCAGTTCCATTTAAAGACATTGTAGATGAAGTTTCGCAGCTTCTTGGCCTTAGTGAAGAAGAAGTAAGAGCGAAATTGGCGCAATTCTATACAGATATGAACATAGACGGCCGGTTTATTTCACTTGGAGAAAACCGGTGGGGGCTTCGTGTTTGGTATCCTATAGACCAGACTGAGGATGAAACGATTACAACTGTTAAGCCTAAGAAGAAAAAAGCGAAAAAGGCTCTTGATGATGATCTTGATGTCGATGATTATGACGACATCGATGAAGACGAAATTGATTACGATGATATCGATGCGTTTGAAGAAGATGAGGACGAGGATCTTCTTGACGACGATTTAATTGATGAAGACTTAGACGCCTTAGACGAAGATGATGACGAAAGTGATATAATAGATGACGAGGATGATTATGACCTCGATGAAGAAGAAGAGCTGCTCGATGATGAGTTAGAAGATCTGGAGGACGAAGAGGATTTATAA